From a single Oxalobacter vibrioformis genomic region:
- a CDS encoding acyl-CoA dehydratase activase-related protein, with translation MTMSGVYLGLDIGSTTVKAVVLNAAGDIVFSRYTRHLSEVRQSIAAILQEIAGTMNCAEWKVSLTGSGAISLASELNVPFVQEVIASGLSIRQRIPDADVVIELGGEDAKLTYVTGGLDQRMNETCAGGTGAFIDQMASFVQTDAAGLDKLALRHRTIYPIASRCGVFAKTDVLPLLNEGCSREDIAASIMQAVVNQTISGLARGRPIRGKVVFLGGPLAFLESLRRCFVATLKLEKSEAIFPEYAEYFVALGAALHAGRHEAPAVSLDDLIQRLENIPEIEDTKALFPLFRTEEERIDFHTRHAAEHVERRNLEACTGDAWLGFDCGSTTIKAALIDDAGNLLYSSYSPNKGDPLSAAIDILREIHARKQPDLHIRATSVTGYGSQLLAAGLNADIDEVETVAHFTAARFFEPRVSFILDIGGQDIKCMRISDGAISSIQLNEACSAGCGSFIENFAGSLQMPLPRFVEAAMNAKSPVDLGTRCTVFMNSKVKQAQKDRAKVGDIAAGLSYSVIRNACFKVMKITNVDDLGKYVVVQGGAFANDALLRALELELGCTVLRPDISGLMGAYGAALIAKDRGPAAGGSRLLDGEAIDSFSVRKMTSRCRQCANSCLLTINTFSDSTRFVSGNRCDRGAGAAKQTAPNLYAFKYERLFNSYAPLEAKEAKRGTIGIPRALNIFENYPLWFTIFTRLGFRVELSSPSSKELYFQGYETIPSQTVCYPAKLAHGHVIDLVNRKVDQIFFPCLPNEQKEFVTQAGNYNCPVVIGYPELLAKNITALQENNIPIIHQFLPMDRRILARRLRDIAPFSDIPPREIEAAVKAGFDEMACFRKDMQRAGEEVLAELEATGRFGIVLAGHPYHVDPEIHNGIADLITSFGMAVMTEDAVAHLMPDPGPLRVVDQWTYHSRLYRAGAYAADLKNIAVLQLVSFGCGIDAITADQLEEIIRRKGGLYAQIKIDEGVNLGPARIRIRSLLATLRERATREPKVYPLIEHRPFPRFTREMQNTHTILIPQMSPVHFQFLETVFASEGYKAVQLPTVDREAIDLGLRYVNNDACYPAIVVVGQLLQAILKGGYDKNRIALMISQTGGGCRATNYIAFLRKALQDASLDHIPIISFNMGSLADTQGIRFSGKLLKRIIMAIQYGDALMRVLCRVTPYEAEPGSAERLAAEWAEKGKKSIASGSILLFDLNMLRMIRAFDRLPLKTEERRPRVGLVGEILLKYHPDANNNAVSVVEQEGGRRLFRI, from the coding sequence ATGACAATGTCCGGCGTTTACCTTGGATTGGATATCGGTTCGACAACGGTGAAAGCGGTTGTGCTGAATGCCGCTGGTGATATTGTGTTCAGCAGATATACGCGCCATCTTTCCGAAGTCCGGCAGAGTATTGCCGCTATTCTGCAGGAAATTGCCGGCACCATGAATTGCGCTGAATGGAAGGTCAGTCTGACCGGATCCGGTGCTATTTCTCTTGCTTCAGAACTCAATGTGCCTTTTGTCCAGGAAGTCATTGCGTCTGGACTCAGTATCCGTCAACGGATTCCCGATGCGGATGTTGTCATTGAACTCGGCGGGGAAGATGCCAAACTCACCTACGTTACCGGTGGTCTTGACCAGCGCATGAATGAAACCTGTGCAGGAGGAACTGGTGCCTTTATTGACCAGATGGCTTCTTTTGTGCAGACCGATGCGGCTGGTCTCGACAAGCTCGCATTGCGGCATCGCACCATTTACCCGATTGCATCCCGTTGCGGTGTCTTTGCAAAGACGGATGTTCTGCCATTGTTAAATGAAGGGTGTTCCCGTGAGGATATTGCCGCCTCGATCATGCAGGCGGTTGTCAATCAGACAATCAGTGGTCTGGCCCGGGGACGGCCTATCCGAGGCAAGGTGGTTTTCCTGGGAGGGCCGCTGGCTTTTCTGGAATCGCTTCGCCGGTGTTTTGTTGCAACGTTAAAGCTGGAGAAATCGGAAGCCATTTTTCCCGAGTATGCGGAATACTTTGTCGCGCTGGGTGCAGCGCTTCATGCCGGGCGGCATGAAGCGCCTGCTGTCAGCCTGGATGACTTGATTCAGCGGCTGGAAAATATCCCGGAGATAGAAGATACCAAAGCCCTTTTTCCGCTTTTCCGCACTGAAGAAGAACGCATCGATTTTCACACGCGGCATGCGGCGGAGCATGTTGAAAGGCGTAATCTGGAAGCGTGCACGGGCGATGCCTGGCTGGGTTTCGACTGCGGCTCAACCACTATCAAGGCGGCACTGATAGATGACGCCGGCAATTTGCTGTATTCATCCTATTCCCCCAACAAAGGGGATCCCCTGTCCGCTGCGATAGATATCCTTCGGGAAATCCATGCGCGCAAGCAACCGGACCTGCATATTCGTGCAACATCCGTTACCGGATACGGGAGCCAGTTGCTGGCGGCAGGGTTAAATGCCGATATTGATGAGGTTGAGACAGTCGCCCACTTTACTGCCGCCCGTTTTTTCGAACCCAGAGTCAGTTTTATCCTGGATATTGGCGGACAGGATATCAAGTGCATGCGTATCAGCGATGGCGCTATTTCCAGTATCCAGCTCAATGAAGCCTGTTCTGCCGGCTGTGGTTCTTTCATCGAAAATTTTGCCGGCTCTTTGCAGATGCCGCTTCCCCGGTTTGTCGAAGCCGCCATGAATGCAAAATCACCGGTTGATCTTGGCACACGCTGTACCGTATTCATGAACTCAAAGGTCAAGCAGGCACAGAAGGATCGTGCAAAAGTCGGTGATATTGCCGCAGGCCTTTCTTACTCTGTTATCAGGAATGCCTGCTTCAAGGTGATGAAAATCACCAATGTCGATGATCTGGGCAAGTATGTGGTTGTCCAGGGCGGTGCTTTTGCCAATGACGCGCTCTTGAGGGCGCTGGAACTGGAGCTCGGCTGTACGGTCTTGCGTCCGGATATTTCCGGCCTGATGGGCGCTTATGGCGCGGCACTGATTGCTAAAGATCGCGGTCCGGCAGCCGGCGGGTCACGTCTTCTGGATGGTGAGGCGATTGACAGTTTTTCTGTCAGGAAGATGACATCCCGCTGCCGGCAGTGTGCCAACAGCTGCCTGCTGACGATCAACACATTTTCTGATTCGACCCGTTTTGTCTCGGGCAATCGCTGTGACCGTGGCGCTGGTGCGGCAAAGCAGACGGCGCCGAATCTGTATGCTTTCAAATATGAGCGTCTTTTCAACAGTTACGCGCCGCTTGAGGCAAAAGAGGCAAAAAGGGGAACGATCGGTATTCCGAGAGCGCTGAATATTTTTGAAAACTACCCGCTGTGGTTTACGATTTTCACCCGCCTGGGCTTCCGTGTCGAATTGTCTTCCCCTTCCTCAAAGGAACTTTATTTTCAGGGGTATGAAACCATTCCCTCGCAGACAGTCTGCTATCCGGCCAAGCTGGCGCACGGGCACGTGATTGATCTGGTCAACCGTAAGGTGGACCAGATCTTTTTCCCCTGTCTGCCAAATGAGCAGAAAGAATTCGTGACGCAGGCGGGTAATTACAACTGCCCCGTTGTCATTGGCTATCCGGAACTGCTTGCCAAAAACATCACGGCTTTGCAGGAAAACAATATTCCGATCATTCATCAGTTTTTGCCGATGGATCGCAGGATACTGGCGAGGCGGCTGCGTGATATTGCGCCCTTTTCAGATATTCCCCCAAGGGAAATCGAAGCCGCCGTCAAGGCCGGTTTTGACGAAATGGCGTGTTTTCGCAAAGACATGCAGCGTGCGGGTGAAGAGGTGCTGGCAGAGCTGGAAGCCACCGGGCGGTTTGGTATTGTGCTGGCAGGGCATCCCTACCATGTGGATCCCGAAATCCACAATGGCATTGCCGATCTGATTACCTCATTTGGCATGGCTGTCATGACGGAAGATGCGGTTGCCCATCTGATGCCTGATCCGGGGCCATTGCGTGTGGTTGACCAGTGGACCTATCATTCGCGCCTGTACCGGGCAGGCGCTTATGCGGCTGACCTGAAAAATATTGCTGTTCTTCAACTGGTTTCTTTTGGCTGTGGTATTGATGCGATTACCGCTGACCAGCTTGAAGAAATTATCCGGCGAAAAGGCGGCCTTTATGCGCAGATCAAGATTGATGAAGGCGTCAATCTGGGGCCGGCACGTATCCGTATCCGTTCCCTTTTGGCGACATTGCGTGAGCGTGCGACACGGGAGCCGAAAGTTTATCCGCTGATCGAGCACAGGCCGTTTCCGAGATTCACGCGTGAAATGCAGAATACGCATACCATCCTGATTCCACAAATGTCCCCTGTTCATTTCCAGTTTCTGGAAACGGTTTTTGCTTCTGAAGGATACAAGGCCGTGCAACTGCCGACAGTCGACAGGGAGGCGATTGACCTGGGGCTGCGATATGTGAATAACGATGCCTGTTATCCGGCGATTGTCGTGGTTGGCCAGTTGTTACAGGCTATCTTAAAAGGCGGCTATGACAAAAACCGTATAGCGCTGATGATTTCCCAGACAGGCGGGGGCTGTCGGGCGACCAATTACATCGCATTTTTAAGAAAAGCGTTGCAGGATGCTTCGCTGGATCATATACCGATTATCTCCTTTAACATGGGCAGCCTGGCAGATACCCAGGGCATCCGTTTTTCCGGCAAGCTGTTAAAGCGGATCATCATGGCGATACAGTATGGTGATGCCCTGATGCGGGTGCTTTGCCGCGTCACCCCGTATGAGGCAGAGCCGGGCAGTGCTGAACGGCTGGCAGCGGAATGGGCGGAAAAAGGAAAGAAAAGCATCGCCTCAGGAAGCATCCTGCTTTTTGACCTGAATATGCTGCGCATGATCCGTGCGTTTGACCGTCTGCCGTTAAAAACAGAAGAACGCCGTCCACGGGTCGGCCTTGTAGGTGAAATCCTGCTCAAATATCATCCGGACGCGAATAACAATGCCGTTTCTGTCGTGGAGCAGGAAGGGGGGAGGCGGTTGTTCCGGATATGA
- a CDS encoding LysR family transcriptional regulator has translation MKNILNDMPLFVEVAKQKSFTAAADILDIPVSTLSRRISTMEKVLGVPLFLRNSRNVELTESGKAFFEHCAYIVENAMSACEALVQNMNAPAGAVRFSATNDSYNFILPALKSFAAAWPRIQLHIRFADRWADLLTEPYDLDMRIGPLPDSSLRARKLNSVEHGLYVAPGILDVYPLPRTPEDLSEIPCLTSIPHPGTIWTLSKGKENRSITISPAYSFNSMFAAIDFALSGMGVVYAAKALVFRHQREGLLTQILTDWTLPDLDVNLVMPNQQLPLRVRLFMDHITAYSDQLNEELREEMKKNN, from the coding sequence ATGAAAAACATACTCAATGATATGCCGCTCTTCGTAGAGGTTGCCAAGCAGAAAAGCTTCACCGCTGCAGCCGATATTCTGGATATACCGGTTTCAACGCTTTCCCGCCGGATCTCCACCATGGAAAAAGTGCTGGGGGTGCCATTGTTTCTGCGGAATTCCCGTAATGTCGAACTGACTGAAAGCGGAAAAGCATTTTTCGAGCATTGCGCTTACATTGTTGAAAATGCGATGAGCGCCTGCGAAGCGCTGGTACAGAATATGAATGCCCCGGCAGGTGCTGTCCGGTTTTCCGCCACCAATGACAGCTACAATTTCATTTTGCCCGCCCTGAAAAGCTTTGCCGCAGCCTGGCCCCGGATACAGCTCCATATCCGGTTTGCCGACCGGTGGGCTGATCTGCTCACCGAGCCATACGACCTCGACATGCGCATTGGCCCGCTTCCGGATTCATCACTCAGGGCAAGAAAACTCAATTCTGTGGAACACGGGTTGTATGTTGCACCAGGTATTCTTGACGTTTATCCGTTACCCCGGACCCCCGAAGATTTAAGTGAAATACCTTGCCTGACTTCCATTCCCCACCCGGGTACGATATGGACACTGTCAAAAGGCAAAGAAAACCGTTCCATCACCATCTCACCTGCCTATAGCTTTAACAGCATGTTTGCAGCCATCGACTTTGCCCTCTCTGGCATGGGGGTTGTCTATGCGGCCAAAGCCCTGGTATTCAGGCATCAGCGGGAAGGGTTGCTGACACAGATACTGACTGACTGGACATTGCCGGATCTGGATGTCAATCTTGTCATGCCAAATCAGCAACTGCCCTTGCGCGTTCGTCTTTTTATGGACCATATCACGGCCTATTCTGACCAGTTAAATGAAGAACTGCGAGAGGAAATGAAGAAAAACAATTGA
- a CDS encoding metallophosphoesterase family protein produces MMSSDRHDDKSLLLRSFAYIALRLIAPLPITMTGKICAALLVLLISLKHYFFQNFFGGLASPDLPRIVIILSGWLYVTLTFLFVLLVIRDITGCLLWIAGKAGFSVNLSLTELPFSLGILLIVLLCSTYSLYEAIRRLDIKRMEVTLTRLPKALDGLTIVQITDLHVNAFNPAHKVKELSKRSTASTPISFCSPVILLTGQLSNGKRILRP; encoded by the coding sequence ATGATGTCATCAGACAGACACGATGATAAATCTCTACTCCTTCGTTCTTTTGCCTATATCGCACTCAGGCTGATTGCACCGCTGCCAATCACTATGACAGGAAAAATATGCGCTGCGCTTCTGGTTCTGCTGATTTCACTCAAGCATTACTTTTTCCAGAATTTTTTCGGGGGGCTTGCCTCACCTGATCTGCCACGTATTGTCATCATCCTTTCCGGCTGGCTTTACGTGACGCTGACCTTCCTTTTTGTCCTGCTTGTCATTCGTGATATCACCGGTTGTCTGCTGTGGATTGCAGGCAAAGCCGGATTTTCCGTCAACCTGTCTCTCACCGAATTGCCGTTTTCTCTTGGCATCCTTCTGATCGTATTGCTATGCAGCACATACAGCCTTTATGAAGCGATCCGGCGCCTCGATATCAAAAGAATGGAGGTCACCCTGACACGCCTGCCCAAAGCGCTGGATGGCCTGACGATTGTCCAGATAACCGACCTGCATGTGAATGCATTCAATCCGGCTCACAAGGTGAAAGAGTTGTCGAAACGGTCAACGGCCTCAACCCCGATCTCATTTTGCTCACCGGTGATATTGTTGACGGGGCAACTGTCAAACGGGAAAAGGATATTGCGCCCTTAA
- a CDS encoding metallophosphoesterase family protein, translating to MLTGDIVDGATVKREKDIAPLKNLKATYGVSGSAGNNEYYSGYDAWQKKLPELGIHMLNNSHIILSINQTPLVLAGITDPVAAQFRKPVPNVTEALEGTPPVRDGLSSGK from the coding sequence TTGCTCACCGGTGATATTGTTGACGGGGCAACTGTCAAACGGGAAAAGGATATTGCGCCCTTAAAGAACCTGAAAGCAACCTACGGTGTTTCTGGTTCAGCAGGCAATAATGAATACTATTCCGGCTATGACGCCTGGCAGAAAAAACTGCCGGAACTGGGCATTCACATGCTCAACAACAGCCATATTATCCTGTCCATCAATCAGACACCGCTTGTCCTCGCCGGCATTACAGATCCCGTAGCCGCTCAATTTCGCAAACCGGTTCCGAATGTCACAGAAGCACTTGAAGGAACGCCCCCTGTCAGAGACGGGTTATCATCAGGCAAATGA
- a CDS encoding sensor histidine kinase, protein MMNSEVQVNSILTPWWKSGLFWRTFVLLSFLISVSMGAWVLSFRMVEREPMAEQAANQLVSIVTITRAALTHSDPELRRELLFDLASNEGIRIYTLEPTDEIEPISENDRWYILLKILQKKLGPSTKISGKVNGIESFWISFKIDDEDEYEYWLALPRGRLEGPANWQWLWWAVAGFGLSLMGAGFISGLINRPLARLAVAARTFASGQTPEMLPETKTESAEVRDANHSFNQMVRELERNEKERTEVLAGISHDLRTPLTRIQLELEMSSLSGEEKSGMEADIRQMDAIVGQFLDYARLSIPGQNETVNMSLLLEKVAIEAARAPDVLVQSSVEQNLFVRGNATDFERMFNNLVSNAERYGRAENTDLVELGILCRQKNEEVVIEISDQGPGISEEDRERLLRPFIRLDNARSQANGSGLGLAIVNRIVQRYGGRLVLKNNVASGLVVSVAFPLAGKDKS, encoded by the coding sequence ATGATGAATAGTGAAGTTCAGGTCAATTCGATACTGACGCCCTGGTGGAAGAGCGGGCTTTTCTGGCGTACCTTTGTCCTGCTTTCTTTCCTTATCAGCGTCAGTATGGGGGCCTGGGTACTGAGCTTTCGCATGGTCGAACGTGAGCCAATGGCAGAGCAGGCTGCCAATCAACTGGTTTCCATTGTCACCATTACCCGCGCGGCGCTGACCCATTCCGATCCGGAGTTAAGGCGCGAGCTGCTTTTTGATCTGGCCAGTAATGAGGGTATCCGTATTTATACTCTTGAACCCACCGATGAGATTGAGCCGATTTCGGAAAACGACCGCTGGTATATTCTTTTGAAAATCCTCCAGAAAAAACTTGGCCCGAGTACCAAGATATCCGGGAAGGTCAATGGCATAGAAAGTTTCTGGATCAGCTTTAAGATTGATGATGAGGATGAATACGAATACTGGCTGGCACTGCCGCGCGGGCGGCTGGAAGGGCCGGCTAACTGGCAGTGGTTATGGTGGGCTGTTGCGGGTTTTGGTCTTTCACTGATGGGTGCCGGTTTTATTTCAGGCCTGATTAATCGTCCGCTTGCCCGTCTGGCAGTGGCTGCCAGAACGTTTGCCAGTGGCCAGACGCCGGAAATGCTGCCGGAGACAAAAACGGAATCGGCAGAAGTACGCGATGCCAATCACAGCTTTAACCAGATGGTCAGGGAGCTGGAACGCAATGAAAAAGAGCGCACAGAAGTGCTTGCCGGCATCTCCCATGATTTGCGTACGCCGCTGACACGGATACAGCTTGAGCTGGAGATGTCGAGTCTGTCCGGAGAGGAAAAAAGCGGCATGGAAGCCGATATCCGGCAGATGGACGCCATCGTGGGACAGTTCCTGGATTATGCGCGCCTGAGCATTCCCGGCCAGAATGAAACCGTCAATATGAGTTTGCTGCTGGAGAAAGTGGCGATAGAGGCCGCGCGCGCTCCTGATGTGCTGGTTCAGAGCAGTGTGGAGCAAAATCTTTTTGTCAGGGGAAACGCGACGGATTTCGAGCGTATGTTCAACAATCTGGTTTCCAATGCCGAACGTTATGGTCGCGCCGAAAATACGGATCTGGTTGAATTGGGTATCCTCTGCAGGCAGAAAAATGAAGAAGTTGTCATTGAGATTTCAGATCAGGGGCCAGGTATTTCAGAGGAAGACAGGGAAAGGCTTTTGCGCCCCTTTATCCGGCTCGATAATGCCCGAAGCCAGGCAAATGGCTCGGGGCTTGGTCTGGCTATTGTCAATCGGATTGTCCAGCGCTATGGCGGCAGGCTCGTGTTGAAAAACAATGTGGCAAGCGGACTGGTGGTATCCGTGGCTTTTCCTCTGGCGGGAAAAGACAAGTCATAA
- the ompR gene encoding osmolarity response regulator transcription factor OmpR, with amino-acid sequence MSTAEMPEKTARQTKILVVDDDARLRDLLRRYLTEQGFSVTTAENAQSMNRFWLRERFDLLVLDLMLPGEDGLSITRRLRGAGDMTPIIMLTAKGEETDRIVGLEMGADDYLPKPFNPRELLARIGAVLRRRQPDEIPGSPTETPQIFQFGDFELDLSTRTLKKNGDPVQLTTGEFSVLKVFAQHARQPLSRDKLMSLARGREYEVFDRSLDVQISRLRKLIEPDPAHPFYIQTVWGLGYVFIPDGQPQ; translated from the coding sequence ATGAGTACAGCCGAAATGCCGGAAAAGACAGCGCGCCAGACAAAAATTCTTGTGGTTGATGATGATGCCCGACTGCGCGATCTCCTTCGCCGCTATCTGACTGAACAGGGGTTTTCCGTCACAACAGCTGAGAACGCACAGAGCATGAATCGTTTCTGGCTGCGTGAGCGCTTTGATCTGCTGGTGCTTGACCTGATGCTACCGGGAGAGGATGGATTATCCATCACGCGCAGATTGAGAGGCGCTGGTGATATGACGCCGATTATCATGCTCACAGCCAAAGGTGAGGAGACGGATCGGATTGTCGGATTGGAAATGGGGGCGGACGATTATCTGCCCAAACCTTTCAACCCCAGAGAGTTGCTGGCCAGAATCGGTGCGGTATTGCGCCGCAGACAGCCGGACGAAATTCCGGGATCACCGACGGAAACGCCCCAGATTTTCCAGTTTGGCGATTTCGAGCTGGACCTGAGCACCCGTACCCTGAAGAAAAACGGCGATCCCGTGCAGTTGACTACCGGTGAATTTTCCGTGCTCAAGGTGTTTGCCCAGCACGCCCGTCAGCCGTTGTCTCGGGACAAGCTGATGAGCCTGGCCCGGGGCCGGGAATATGAGGTATTTGACCGGAGCCTGGATGTACAGATATCCCGTCTGAGAAAACTGATTGAACCTGATCCGGCGCATCCTTTTTACATCCAGACAGTCTGGGGGCTGGGTTATGTTTTTATCCCGGATGGACAGCCACAGTAA
- a CDS encoding type B 50S ribosomal protein L31: protein MKEGIHPEYRDVVFHDISCDFKFITRSTIPARETITFEGKEYPYIKVEVSSESHPFYTGKYKIVDTAGRVEKFRQKFGKVGSKTHVAG, encoded by the coding sequence ATGAAAGAAGGCATTCATCCGGAATATCGTGACGTTGTTTTTCACGACATCTCATGCGATTTTAAATTCATCACCCGTTCAACCATCCCTGCCCGTGAAACCATCACGTTTGAAGGCAAGGAGTATCCTTACATAAAGGTTGAGGTTTCTTCCGAATCGCATCCGTTTTACACCGGAAAATACAAGATTGTAGATACCGCAGGCCGCGTGGAAAAATTCCGCCAGAAATTCGGCAAAGTCGGCTCCAAAACACATGTGGCAGGCTGA
- a CDS encoding ArnT family glycosyltransferase, whose amino-acid sequence MPDTPSRPPTAMKPVRLPASATLTLPRWGLILLCLLYILPGLFGRDPWKNIDAANFGVMWTMAKGTFNDWLYPNIAGQAMSRYGPMTFWAGAIFIKVFGWLTGAVTAARMATLFFFSLAAYSVWQTAFLLGRRTEAQPMRLAFGGHPEPDDYGRVLADGTLLIYLGCLGLIMFSHETSVNALYVALIAFTLFRSTCYVTRPGIKNAVLLGFSLGCLALTNGLITPAALYLGFIATVFFLPGLRSRTLSHLLIALVVTLALIFSWAIVSQAIHPYNGSPVNLWMQWNIEQISPPDLHSSSYVFRYALWGFWPAWPYACWAVYAWRRQLREPHVMLPLLFALIFFLLAVLNFQKEETLMLAMFPPLAILAAFGLPTMKRGAINAVDWFSVMSFTLVAAVIWVCWIAAQTGWPPKIARNALKLAPGFVPEFNILALLIATLVTISWFALVYWRLSRQPSVLWRAVVLSSGGVILCWLLLATLWLPWINYNKSYAPVAAELAENIPDKHICVDTNVGWAQRASFAYFGDIRFSGFHEDTCGYLLLQDTTPKRNRPPSPEFMNGMRLLWEGNRPSDRTERFRLYQYQQHK is encoded by the coding sequence ATGCCAGACACACCATCAAGACCTCCCACCGCCATGAAGCCTGTTCGTCTTCCGGCTTCAGCAACGCTGACGCTGCCGCGCTGGGGGCTGATACTGTTGTGCCTGCTTTATATCCTCCCGGGTCTTTTTGGCCGTGACCCCTGGAAAAACATTGATGCCGCCAACTTCGGTGTCATGTGGACCATGGCCAAGGGAACATTCAATGACTGGCTGTACCCGAATATAGCCGGACAGGCCATGTCGCGCTACGGTCCCATGACATTCTGGGCCGGTGCCATCTTTATCAAGGTTTTTGGCTGGTTAACCGGTGCCGTAACGGCAGCCAGAATGGCGACTCTTTTCTTTTTTTCACTGGCTGCCTATTCGGTCTGGCAAACGGCTTTTCTGCTGGGCCGCCGCACCGAAGCGCAACCCATGCGGCTTGCCTTTGGCGGCCACCCTGAACCCGATGATTATGGCAGGGTACTTGCTGACGGCACGTTACTGATTTACCTCGGCTGCCTGGGCCTGATCATGTTCAGCCATGAAACCAGTGTCAATGCGCTTTACGTGGCCCTGATCGCCTTCACCCTCTTCAGAAGTACCTGTTACGTCACCAGACCCGGAATAAAAAATGCGGTTCTCCTGGGATTTTCACTGGGCTGTCTTGCCCTGACAAATGGGCTGATTACCCCCGCGGCGCTCTATCTTGGCTTTATTGCCACCGTATTTTTCTTGCCTGGGCTCCGTTCACGCACACTATCGCATCTGTTGATCGCGCTTGTGGTCACGCTGGCCCTGATTTTTTCCTGGGCAATTGTTTCACAGGCCATCCATCCCTACAACGGCTCCCCGGTGAATCTCTGGATGCAATGGAATATCGAACAGATAAGCCCTCCCGATCTGCATTCCAGCAGTTATGTTTTCCGGTACGCGCTTTGGGGATTCTGGCCGGCATGGCCTTATGCCTGCTGGGCGGTATATGCCTGGCGCCGCCAGTTGCGTGAACCGCACGTGATGCTTCCCCTCCTCTTTGCGCTTATCTTCTTTTTGCTGGCTGTCCTGAATTTCCAGAAGGAAGAAACGCTCATGCTAGCCATGTTTCCGCCACTGGCAATTCTTGCCGCTTTTGGCCTGCCCACCATGAAGCGTGGCGCTATCAATGCCGTGGACTGGTTCTCCGTCATGAGTTTTACACTTGTCGCCGCGGTCATCTGGGTATGCTGGATCGCTGCACAAACCGGCTGGCCACCAAAAATTGCACGCAATGCCCTGAAACTGGCACCCGGTTTTGTGCCGGAATTCAATATCCTGGCGCTCCTGATCGCGACACTTGTCACCATCAGCTGGTTTGCCCTTGTTTACTGGCGGTTGTCCAGACAGCCTTCTGTGCTCTGGCGCGCTGTTGTCCTCTCTTCCGGCGGCGTTATCCTGTGCTGGCTGCTTTTAGCCACACTCTGGCTGCCGTGGATCAACTATAACAAGAGCTATGCGCCTGTGGCAGCCGAACTGGCGGAAAACATTCCGGACAAGCATATCTGTGTTGATACCAACGTCGGCTGGGCACAGCGTGCCTCCTTTGCCTATTTTGGCGATATCCGTTTCTCGGGATTTCATGAGGATACCTGCGGCTATCTCCTGCTGCAGGATACCACGCCAAAACGCAACCGACCGCCTTCGCCGGAGTTCATGAATGGCATGAGGCTGCTGTGGGAAGGAAACAGGCCAAGCGACCGCACCGAACGCTTCCGCCTGTACCAGTACCAGCAGCACAAATGA